The following proteins come from a genomic window of Malus domestica chromosome 02, GDT2T_hap1:
- the LOC139191489 gene encoding uncharacterized protein: MAADNRTIKELSASGLDNVVPLCIQYPVAAQGKTNEFELKSSLLHHISKYYGLSMENPNKHLKEFEVVCSSMTPINVDRNILKMKTFPFTLMDKAKDWLYELAPGTVTSWESMRRAFLEKFFPTSRVILLRKKISGIQQSQGKSFPAYYDRFKALVASCPQHQMKEELLLPYFYEGLIPIERQMLDTSVGGVLVDKTPMTAKILIANQALNLQQYEGVGQRDIPRQQVHEVAEGCKVQGITPSVCGVCSLQGHLNDQCPQLIENKGWENANAIGYQGQNQQRNDPYSNTYNPG; this comes from the exons atggcagcggacaatcgtacgatcaaagaactttcagcctcgggGTTGGACAATGTCGTGCCtctttgcattcaataccctgtggctgcccaaggaaagactaatgagtttgaattgaagtctagcttgttgcatcacattTCCAAATACTATGGGCTATCCATGGAAAATCCAAACAAGCATCTTAAGGAGTTTGAAGTGGtatgttcgagcatgacacctaTCAATGTCGATAggaatattttgaagatgaaaaccTTTCCATTCACTCttatggacaaggctaaagattggctctATGAATTAGCACCTGgaactgtcacttcttgggaaagcatgaggAGGGCGTTCTTAGAgaaattcttcccaacttcaagagtcattcttttgaggaagaagattagtggcattcaacaaagcCAAGGCAAATCATTTCCAGCATATTATGACCGTTTCAAGGCTCTAGTTGCCTCATGCcctcaacatcaaatgaaggaagaactTTTGCTACCatatttctacgagggactCATTCCAATTGAGAGACAAATGTTAGATACCTCGGTAGGGGgtgttttggttgacaaaacaccGATGACTGCCAAGATCTTAATTGCAAACCAAGCCTTGAATCtgcaacaatatgaaggtgttggacaaagagacatACCACGGCAGCAAGTCCATGAG GTTGCCGAAGGATGCAAAGTGCAAGGAATTACACCAAGTGTATGTGGCGTGTGCTCTCTACAAGGGCACCtcaatgatcaatgccctcaattgatagaGAATAAAGGATGGGAAAATGCTAATGCCATAGGTTATCAAGGGCAAAATCAGCAAAGGAATGATCCATACTCAAATACATACAATCCGGGATAg